The following coding sequences are from one Sander lucioperca isolate FBNREF2018 chromosome 2, SLUC_FBN_1.2, whole genome shotgun sequence window:
- the smarcb1a gene encoding SWI/SNF-related matrix-associated actin-dependent regulator of chromatin subfamily B member 1-A has protein sequence MALSKTFGQKPVKFQLEEDGDFYMIGSEVGNYLRMFRGSLYKRYPSLWRKLASVEERKKIVESSHDHGYTQLATSVTLLKASEVEEILEGNDEKYKAVSISTEPPAYLREQKAKRNSQWVPTLPNSSHHLDAVPCSTTINRSRLGRDKKRTFPLCFDDHDPAVIHENATQSEVLVPIRLDMEIEGQKLRDAFTWNMNEKLMTPEMFAEILCDDLDLNPLAFVPAIASAIRQQIESYPTDSILEEQTDQRVIIKLNIHVGNISLVDQFEWDMSERENSPEKFALKLCSELGLGGEFVTTIAYSIRGQLSWHQRTYAFSENPLPTVEIAIRNTGDADQWCPLLETLTDAEMEKKIRDQDRNTRRMRRLANTAPAW, from the exons ATGGCGCTTAGCAAAACGTTTGGACAAAAACCGGTTAAATTTCAGCTCGAGGAGGATGGAGACTTTTACATGATTGGATCGGAG gtGGGAAACTACCTCCGTATGTTCAGAGGCTCTCTGTATAAAAGATACCCGTCATTATGGAGAAAACTGGCTTCGGTAGAAGAACGGAAGAAAATAGTGGAGTCCTCACACG ATCACGGCTACACTCAGCTGGCCACCAGTGTGACTCTGCTGAAGGCTTCGGAGGTCGAGGAGATCCTCGAAGGAAACGACGAGAAGTACAAAGCTGTCTCTATCAGCACTGAGCCCCCTGCCTACCTCAG GGAGCAGAAGGCGAAGAGGAACAGTCAGTGGGTTCCCACGCTGCCCAACAGTTCTCACCACCTGGATGCGGTGCCCTGCTCCACCACCATCAACCGCAGCCGACTGGGCCGCGACAAGAAGAGGACCTTCCCACTGTG CTTTGACGACCACGACCCCGCAGTGATCCACGAGAACGCCACTCAGTCTGAAGTTCTGGTTCCGATCCGTCTGGACATGGAGATTGAGGGACAGAAGCTCAGAGACGCTTTCACCTGGAATATGAACG aGAAGCTGATGACGCCAGAGATGTTCGCTGAGATCCTTTGCGACGACCTGGACCTCAACCCGCTGGCCTTCGTCCCTGCCATCGCCTCAGCCATCCGACAGCAGATCGAGTCTTATCCGACAGACAGCATCCTGGAGGAGCAGACGGACCAGAGGGTCATCATCAAG TTGAACATCCATGTTGGGAACATCTCCCTGGTGGACCAGTTTGAGTGGGATATGTCTGAGAGGGAGAACTCTCCAGAGAAGTTTGCCCTGAAGCTTTGCTCTGAGCTCGGCCTGGGCGGAGAGTTTGTCACCACCATCGCCTACAGCATCCGCGGTCAGCTGAGCTGGCACCAGAGGACGTACGCCTTCAG TGAGAACCCGCTGCCCACAGTGGAGATAGCCATTAGAAACACAGGTGATGCCGACCAGTGGTGCCCCCTGCTGGAGACCCTGACAGACGCAGAGATGGAGAAGAAGATCAGAGATCAGGACAGAAACACGAG GCGAATGAGGCGATTGGCGAACACGGCCCCCGCCTGGTAG